GGTAATTCTTGTGTCTTAACGAAAGGGGCAATATTTGCGAGAAATTCGTAATTTGGTAGAATTAAATTCACGGGTTATTCCTGTGCAGGATTGCGTATATATACTTGTGCAATATCAAGCACTCAGGTCCGTTACATATGGAACCATGCATTTAAAGAGCACTTACAGAAATTACCGGAATGTGACGGTTCACTGGACTGGAACCAGAATGGGGAGGAAAAGAGAGGCCTGGCATGGATCCTTTCCATTCGATGTGAGAAGTGCCATTACACAAGTCACAGTGAAAAGCTGTACGAGGAATTCAGTCGATCAGGAAGGGGACGGAGAGCCACACAGCTTAATGTTGCCATGGCTGTCATCCACATGGGTACCAGCCTTACAACAGAGGGTATGCGTGGTATGCTTCTTGGCGCAAACATCAAACCAGCATCATGCAGCCACCAACATTCATCAGACCTGCAACAAAGTACACAAAATCATCACTgatgtgaacaaaaacagcaTGAAGAAAATAAGGCAGGGCATTCAAGAGCTTAACGAGAAATGTGGACTTGCCAATACACCTATAAGGGCGGAAAGAGATGCCCGGTATAACAATGCCACCTTCAGTGCGATCGGGAAAACACCATTTCAAGCTGCCACACAAGTGACATATACCTTAAGTGAAAATGTTACTAAGAAGAAGAATGTTATGGCAGTGTTTTGTGGCAATAAACTGTGCAAGAAAGGCACCCATCTTAGAGCCAAGGGAAAGGAAGTTACCTGCCCAGGACATGAAGACTGCACTGCAACCATTCCTCCAGAGACCACCATTGGAGACGAAAAGAGATCGCCTGCGGAATGCATCAGTGAGCTGCAAAGCGATGACCGTCCACTCGTCATTTCCCATTTCACCAGTGATGGATATAGTGCCGCTGCTTTCGGTGCATCTGAAAAGAAAGGGCATATGATTGAAAACCTCAAAGACCCGGCCACTTCTTTGACTCTCAAAGAAAACAGACTGCTAAGGCTCTTTTCAGCAGCCACATGTTTCCTGGAAGAATAAAATCCATGCAGAGAAGATTTGCCCTGGACTTGAAGCTTAGATGCAGGACCGAGTACGAAAACTGCTTCAAACACTTCTCAAGTGACTTACCTTTGATGAAATGAGCCATGTCAACTCTGTCCTTTCCATCATCAGCTGCTACCAAGGACAGGGCGGAAAGTCCTGCCAACTTCATTCCTTCTCCTGTCGCAGACTGAAAAACAACAAGTGGAACTCTTCAGTGTTGCCTCGTGATTTTGAATTAAGAATGACAGAAGAAGACATGCGGTTGTTAAAAGACTGTATAAATCTGACTTTGGGACCTAATAATCTTGATAGAATTAAATATCacacttgtacacaaaaatctGAATCTGTGAATAGggcatatttaaaatcaaatccaaaatttattacaagtacatgtagtagaaattttgaaattagatTACATAAAGTTGTACACTCACTCAATCGGGGTCATGGAAATTCAACATTGGAACTTTGTGAATCTGTAGGGGCACCTGTTGTAAAAGGTAGTAGAGTGGTCCATCAtctaaaacaacagcaaaatagacaaaattactttaaaatgaaacaaaaactactaatatataaaacagaatGATCTAAAAGACATCAGCTCTTCAAGAAAAAAGTCTAAAGACACTTATAGTAAGTCACTAACAGATCCAAAGTTATACAGGAAGTAGCTAAgtgtgaaggggggggggggtgttatcatgggtaggtggggggggggtgtaattaGCATGtatgaaatgtttgttatatTATACCTGTCATGTGAATTTTGTATTACATTTAATGATTGCTATGTTTTAATAATGTGCACTGAatgtatggtacatgtaatgtgTGAATGATCAGAGTGTGTAACCTGGACATGTCCTTTTATGAGGTGCTCAGctcatgtaaatatgttatttttctcattgtttatcttattgaaatattttcaaacaattatctTAATTTTCTTACCTGTCTGATGTACACAACAAAGAGGACTGAGACGATTGGTAGAAATATGGGTATACAGGCGTCAAATTCCACCGTTGGTGACAAGACAACATCCCACATTGTTTATCCGTGATTGTTGATCTTTAACAAGGGAGACAATTcctgaaattagaaaaaatgcaGTTTAAATGTTTCTCTTAAGGTCTcacacaaggaattaatttcactatatgttattatatatctttaatttagttttaaattaattaactatactctcagcatataattcatgaaagagaaattatagttaaatgcttcaagaaaaaatttagatcagaaaaataacGCCTTATGCGGCTTCTAAGACAGATAATTGAAAGTAAACATACCTACCCCCAAGTACACGTGGGTTAcacatgttgacaaacaggCTCAGCACCATCCAGGAAGTACGTTGCATCATgcgcatctaaaaaaaatagttccattGAAATTTGTGTGACAATTCCACTAAAGTAATAATTCTCCTAGCCACTTAGTCCAAAATCAATACTATAGGCCTAAAATAAGGtgccaaaaaaggaagaaagaaagGAAATTCTCTacatatatggaactacaattgattCAGTTTAATTAGCTATTTCCTTGCATAAGACCTTTAAGATTATATAAATCTCCTTTTAAAAAAGAGCTCTATGTAAAGATATAGGGgaaacattgaaattttaaagtgaaaataaatgatttttttttactaaataatagttaatagctaaacaaatcatttttaaaaataaaatgtagatgtgatggttaatttgttgactacATGCCTCCTTTGAAGTAAATCtgcatttataataaataatgtaagTTGTATAAGATGTGTACTTAAAGtttttaaaccccccccccccaaaaaaaaaatggaaaaaagggATCTATAATCTTAAATGGTAGAGAGAACCGATTATTCATTTCCCCATTTTTCCCTTAAATGTCAATATCTTactttatatatctatattacaaaatcattgaTATTCATGGAAGCTCAGTTGATTTATTCCTATctaatttttctattaaaaaaataccccTCTGAAAGTAGGAGTGGGGAGCCGGTTTAGGGTAGGCcagacaaacaaaattaatgtattggTTCTCgaacaaaatgttcaaaatctAATGAAGTAGGCAGGTTTATTTAAGGCAAGTGGATTGAAAAGTTAATGTCTATCCCTGAAATAGGAATGAAGATATAACCTAAAGAAAGCAAGGAATGTTTTATTTGTAGTatttgtaaggacctgtactgggagtgaaaaagtcgccgataTATGAAAGCATTCATGCTATAAAACCAGGTATCATCTTCGTGAATATTGCggacaaaagaaatttaataaaatacagcTCATTGAACATCTAAAAGCATTAGCAGGAACTTACATACTAATGGGATAGGCAACTTCCGAGGCTACTTTCGCCATGTTTACATCCCATACTATCACGCTAGCCATGACAAGTTTGTAAATCTCCGTTCAATGCAGTAAATTATATCGTTTTTAGAGcaatctggttagaccatcgtttgGGAGGCAATGTACTCAAAcacttgtgtctcaacttgttaaaagcaccaaatatattacaaaagatCACACGTGTGTTTCTTTAAACGTTTATAGACAAGCGACTGTTGTAAAtgctgcgattggatcagctactcacGGCTACAGCCAATCATAAAGCGGAGCTTGTCATCAAGATTTCGTAATGAGATCTGCCAAGGATTAATGGGGAGCAGAGTGGACctaaaacccttggctagcgaagattgTCTACAGTAAAATTCATCATTATGTAGAGATATGAACTAGTAATCTGCTTTGACTTAAATTAATACAGAATTGCACAAAAATGTCTACATAGCTGCTTTAACAACTCATACAAACTTTAATATAGATAATGTTTCCATTTCTACCTGAACAACACACAAACTTACGGATGTTTCCTCATTGCTGCTTTCACCTCTGTCCTAGCACTCACTTGGTTCGTTGCGTCTACCATAACCAAGAAAATGGAGTTGGCTGGTCCACAAACTTCTATCATGATATCtttgtattctttatttttcttttaaataaaataaagttcaaaAGTAGCTAACATGTTCTATTCAAATCATAATCTTTACTTTGATAATGTTGAGAAGGGGAGACTTGTTCATATCCAGTCTAATCAAAATTGGATCTTGATGATCACAATTGGATCACAAACATGACAAAGTAGTTGTTTAGTGATCCATTAAAAGCATGGATCaaaggtctaattttaattagattggttCATCTCCTatcaatcatatacatgtactgaacatgtatataattatataatatacgagggtcaatcaaaaaatacgaagacttttgtcatagctatgttacttaacgtcatatcattactaaatttggtagacataattaaacaatagtttcaaacaatttgcaaaaaaaagttaataaatacctttatttctaagaattatttagaatctaatcctgcaaaaatgaggtcacggcgcacggtcaaaatttgtgttatgtcaacaataaaccatataatgttgaaagtaatatctctttCAATTGGGctaaaaaccaaataatattgaaacctcaaattaagtatagtcatggtattctatgttccaaataatgatgggatattttgttttgtcgaacaaatattagtaactaaagacagatagtcctctttagaattgactaaaaacatcgacgtcgccggacgtccaGGCGCAACGAGAggtacaaacaaaatgaatttaaccCAGAAAAAAGCCGACACAAGCCGTGAAAATGCtaaatggtgcaaaaaataagtcaacaattatttgcaagtttgtgtttaactgtaataaattttgtgggggatggtggtaattgtattttgaatataaaacagtccgaaacAGAgaagaatatctgtaaatatttggtcaaaaaataagtaacgtcaaccgacttcagggttatccttactgtaaactaagagatacacagttagaaaatgaaaactttgaagaacttacttatgattctcgaacaaatgtgtgcaaataagatgttatgTGGTTCAGTGCAGTTTTAAATTGTgaggagaaaggcacaagagactaagcgtgatataaagatggggtatatctataaactgtgcgtgtttaatgTTGACaccatgttttgaacgttaccgtgcgccgtggtgacatgttgtttttaaaaaggggtaacaaaaataccgtttcatcaaatggactaaaacttcgcatatcaataacataagtgttggtacacagattaatctgttaagtatgactttcatgaaaaatatatgatggacagccacattgtcttcgtattttttgattgaccctcgtatgtTTTATGTCATGAAGggtgtaaaattgtaaaatacctATTTCGTCTCCTAtcagtcatatacatgtactgaacatgtatatagttatataatatatgttttatgtcaTGAAGggtgtaaaattgtaaaatacctATTTCGTCTCCTatcaatcatatacatgtactgaacatgtatataattatataatatatgttttacGTCATGAAGggtgtaaaattgtaaaatatctatttattttgtagatcatgaaaattaaacaacCTTTAATTAATGTAATCGTATTAATTATTTACCGcggtaataatatatatttacatgatcTTTAAATCTGTATATCAATTTGAATGTAACAAAATCCAGCAAATCTCAATCAAAGTTCTTCCTACCATTCTTTCAAGTAGTTTTTTTATGGTTTCAACACCCAGACTGCTCTTCTTTGCACTCTCTATAACCTGGGCCAGCTTGGGGTTAAGTTTGGGATCAGTAGACCCACCCACTGAAATAGAAATAACACCAAATGTAACTATTTAAGCAATAAAATGCCTTCTTGATTATTGATTCATGCAAAGAtggtgacattgcagaaaaaatacataacccacatgaatcaaatttttcttaggttgctgaatCAAAAACCAATCAAAAAATGGGGCGTGTCGATTTCAATCTTGTCAGTTTCTATAAAGCTTATAtgaatcatacatgtacttggtagatgtaaatataatacagttAACCAACATTACCTCACAtggtcaaaaaattaaaatattaagtttttcataaaaacaaatactTTTAGCCAAAGaagtaatgaaatatttttgtatatattttgattattttcaaggTCAAAGTCTCAGTCTTGAAAAATAGTTTAtctattaataaaaaatcaataaataaactcatttaaaaattaaaaggtgCATATCATATGAATACAGTAtgtgaattaattttatattttttttttgctgtaaattggttgattgattttttttttagtgtccAACACCTACCTCAGcagagattttttaaaatataaattaaaactttaattacTGGTATGTGAAGTTCAATATACGATACAATCCAGGAAGCTCTCTCTACTTACTTTTTACAGCTGACTGTGCTAGCTTGACATACCGTCCCATCAGCGCTGACTTTTTACTGTCCTGCGCCTCTTTCCGATGTTTGATGTTAGAGAATTTACTGTGCCCTTCCATATGTCTGTTAGTTTGCCAGTAAACAACAGGCAACATTTGGAACAGAGTCCTCTCGGCTACAATATCTGTCTTTGTGCTCAATCTAGCTGCAACTAGTGACTTTTCATTCACACGATTTTGAAAGAGGCGTGTGTGACAGAGGCTGATTCTACGGCAACTCACAGTCTGGGTTTTGTGTAAAACACGAGGTAAAGTTCTCAATGTTAATTCCATTTTCAAAATACTAGTATCACAGTCACTATCTGCAAAATCAATAGACATGTTGAAAAAATTctataagaaaaaagaaatgagattaataaatttaattagtcAAGCTTTTGGTAAAGTTAgtattcagaaataaaaatttgatatttaatttaacgataatggaaaatgttgaacAACACAGACATAtgtcaataaaaacaattttacaaatagTAGCCCAAAtcggatataaatttaaagtgcaaaaaaacaattctttttggATTAGGTAATTTTTAACATGCAACAACTTTTGATTAGCAAGTTTTGTTTGCAAGATTGACCCTCAAGAAGTTTTGGATATACTGAGGGAACAATCTGTGTAATAGAACGgttacagaaaaagttgttaATCATAAGTTGTTCCATTTCATGTACAAGTATTCATTTGCAGATTTACCATTTTTTTCCgctaatttcaaattttttgcaCCAGATATTGTACCTCAACTTGATCTTGAGAGTGATGAGACAGTGTAAATTCCACTAGAGAGAAGCGTCTTTTTATCTTGCCAGGAAAATAAGTTtggaaataaatctttaaaaatattaccttCTAGTCTGCaaacaatttttctttactCCAAAGTAACTTTGTACCCTGTAACGAATATGTTATTTAGAGGAAATCGGTCTAAACACGTTTCGTAATGTTGACGAAGAAAACAATGGTtagaactttattttttaaagtttagatTAAGCATCATTAACTGGTTTGTAAAATGCATACCTGTCAATATTCACTCCTTAGTTATCTACATTTGGGCTGTACCTAAACGACCCAAACGGCTAACCGGCCTTTGACAAACAAATTTACTCTTTTGAAAGGAAAGTAATTTTAGTAcatcattcataaaatttaaaccGTAAGCGATACGTATAATTCCGGATTGGAGAAGTAAAAAATTAGTGACATCAAAGATTTCACTGTATAGTTTTTGTATGCCTCTCtctatattttttctcaacagAAAACATacattcagagagagagagagagagagagagagagagagagagagagagagagagagagagagagaagagacacacacacacacacacacacaaacacacaaacaAGTCGGTTTGCACCTTAATTAAACTGTTATTCAATAAGGTGAAATACCTGAAGAGTTTCATTGATATAGCTCCTTATATTTCCCTGACAGAATTTCTTTTTGTCGCCAAAAAGCTATAATATTGCTGTAATTGTTATGCATTTACCGTTAGTTAATAAATAAGACCAGAAatataaataacataacataacataatttatttatatctctGACAAGACATAGCTAAACTGCTAGAGAAACTgctattttataattttataatattcagaGTCTCCTGATATTTAACGTTAGAAAACTGCATGTTTCTTTAAATCTGCCGAGGAGGAAAGTCCACtgacataaaataaaaagtgcaTTGAtctagattggggggggggggggaggggggggagaGAAATCAAACATAGTATTAAAAAATAGACATAGGCCtcgccacccccccccccattccactcccaatgaaaatacaatgtattagtATATCACTTTCTCTTGAAgtgaaatttgtaaaataatgtgTCACGTGATCAGTGTATGAGATGCTGTAAACAATTATTGGATCCTAATAGATCCAATATCAGGTAGACATACATGTGATTCGTCATTTTGTCTATTTAAGACAATCACCTCCGTGTAGCCCCCATACCCCCCGACACTTTCCCTCCATGCAGACGAAATCACAGGGACTGAGCctgtttaaacattaatttcaatgtaaacatatgataaatgaagaaaattttatggttacattgaaattaatgttaaacagGCTTGGTCCCTGTGGATAAAATGCCTAATTTTGATGAATCATTTACCGCCACCATGTTTAGTACAAACGAAGACAATTAATTAATCTGGTTGCTATACATGATTTCTTGTAATCTTAAGTTTATGTGCATTGTACTGTGTGCTTTATACTATTACAATAGTATATCATATAGCAtaagtaaatatcaaattggttatgtatgTGTGAACGTTTCCTTTAGTCGTAACTCAAAAATGCGTgatgacatttttatttgtcCTTTGACACATGAATAGGCTAAGTGAATTCACATGAAATTGAACATCGCAGATTTTCAATGCaatatgataataaattacactgaatgtaaatatttattaatacatagtatgaacgcgggcatgttaaggcttcccgattcgatatgtagaaagtcacttgtctgtagttcatacgatatgacgtcataattaactttgacgtcacgatctgcattcctgtcgatagttctcagggaatgtatcttaacgttaaaagtgaattatatcaaaccagtataataccCCATGTTTCCTTTATATAGATGTTGCAGTTAATtctagacgtacagaattcattcatattaaaaaccagtatcaaataatcggcagttttaaagcttcgttttaagttaaagactatttataaactagtggtttggagaccctccctgctacgtgtaaacaactgaatgaagaaagGACTATGTGTGGTATGGTctaatatctgcccccaattttaaccaatttttaaatagtgtcgtataaaaatcaaatcttcataaattaTTGTACAGTGGAcgcctatcactttaatcttgatttgaaCCACCATTGCTCATTGgctatttatctatgacgtcaactTTATGACCgtattcccgcaaatttgcaaacggatgaaaatattctcatttttcctttatattttgcattcggaagtatagagcgcaagTCTGCTCaagtaagattttaacatatgtttttcttcagataattatacccattatactaaaaaatggtacttgagcaagcctgcgctcaatgtttcccagtcgaaaaatcatcggaaaacacccatattttgcctcaaaacatcaatttatcaaaattaggcaatcttcatgacgtcatttctacactatgacgtcactgtggtgataaccttttgcaCCCTTATTTTAATATGATTCTAACTATCTtacccttatttttaaagcgctttataaaactttaattttgggggcaaaaaatgcataaaaccgcacatagtccttttaatgcatgtaaaaccagcttggcgcaggtgaaagatcaacacaattttagaatattttacgtaaaattggtagagaatataagtaccaatgtgaatcgtgctgcggaaacctacggatttaccccatttttttgtaaatcgcttttgattagtaaaaatgtgcattattttgatgattttgtggaatgtttcaacaatatcttctataaacgaaatatctatttctttcccaagcaagaacttcaaagtttatgacttaacaaaggattttcttaaaaatatgtatgatttaatgtcattaatcacctgcgccgatgcgttttaactagatcatttgcaatattaggattcgcctgtcacgtgattacgaagtatatatgacgtcacaaaaatgcatcaaatataatgtttaacatcgatgtcaataaatgtaacatagatttaaagaaatactcccggtaaaattatttttgccatgattcaaataatatcgttttccagccgtattttagcatcgggacgccttaacaatGCTGCGAAATACACATGTTCTGCACCCCTGATATGAACAAAGTTTACTTTACTTACGACAAATCATCAAATTCATGGAAATAGTCTTGCTTAATCTATATCATCCAGTTTGGTGTCTATcagagaaattttattttctttacattgccgTTCAAATGTTCTGATacaaacagattgtcattattgtccacacataaaccataCGGACCCTTCAGATCACAGTTAGCAATGTAACGAAGAAACTGTCCATCCTGATCCAGAATGTGAATACAATGGTTGTAATAATCTGCTGTCAGGAtacgactctgactgtctgttgtgataccaaTTGGGTTAAATGGTACCTTTTTGGTAACTGAGGGATGACCGatgtatctccatctgagtttcccgtTCTGATTAACGTTCTGATTAACCACTACAACTGCACCAGCCTCatagtcagctacacagatgtcatggtttctgttctcagTGATGTATTTTACGTTTTTATTCCCGGAGTACAGAGGTTTGCCTTCATCATCAaactgaattgtttgtttctctgtagatcccaagtaacggacaactttggattgagttTTAGCATCACTGAACAtggtaaccaggagatcaccaTCAGAGATGACACACAGTTTACCAGGCGTCCATCCCTGTAATCTGATCAACTCTTCTGTCTGTCCATTCTTTACTTTTTTCACTGTCCTTGATATCCCGTCACTAAATAGTAAATTCCCATCACTGTCTACAGCTATATCACTGGGTCGTTGTTCTGATTTGTTGCTAATTGTATGAAGCAATACACCTTTAATGTTAAAGCATTTGATATCCTTTGTCAATCCACTTGTCCAAAAACAATCCTCATTTAGATAGGTaacatttaaaagtttttcatACCCTGTTTGGATTGTGGCAACAAGCTCCGGTTCATCCAGTAGTTCTCTGACTGAAGTGTTGGGTTGGTTTAGTGACAAGACATTCTCTTCTATAGCAGTAGACAAAGGAGTGATCTGCCCAAACATATTATACAACTTTTCATGGTCTAAtggttttggaatgaatgttgGCAGTGTAACCTTGACTTTGGGTGGCAGCTTGCTGAACTCTCTGATCTTAGAGCTGTATTCAATGGTAGGAGATACTTCAGTGGATTTCTTGATTTCGTCTATGGCtagtaatgtttgttttatgagaGCCTGTATCTGTTTAATTTCATCCAagtgtttctgtaaaatgtctGTGTGTTTTACTTTAATCTCACTGATTTCAgctttcattttattgataatgatgtcgatttctctgtgccattgctctccttgtttgg
The window above is part of the Magallana gigas chromosome 10, xbMagGiga1.1, whole genome shotgun sequence genome. Proteins encoded here:
- the LOC136272380 gene encoding uncharacterized protein; the encoded protein is MDPRSSAQDVHRCDLCETAIVHSYCDFCHVNLCKPCVVDHISDGYDKHKIVPFQERRSTLIYPKCATHSHKNCDWQCKNCNDIFVCSSCTASEIHRGHIFIEVSEVYTTKKNAIADEANKLENVISPTYEEIALDLENQLADLDGGYEKLTTAMSKQGEQWHREIDIIINKMKAEISEIKVKHTDILQKHLDEIKQIQALIKQTLLAIDEIKKSTEVSPTIEYSSKIREFSKLPPKVKVTLPTFIPKPLDHEKLYNMFGQITPLSTAIEENVLSLNQPNTSVRELLDEPELVATIQTGYEKLLNVTYLNEDCFWTSGLTKDIKCFNIKGVLLHTISNKSEQRPSDIAVDSDGNLLFSDGISRTVKKVKNGQTEELIRLQGWTPGKLCVISDGDLLVTMFSDAKTQSKVVRYLGSTEKQTIQFDDEGKPLYSGNKNVKYITENRNHDICVADYEAGAVVVVNQNVNQNGKLRWRYIGHPSVTKKVPFNPIGITTDSQSRILTADYYNHCIHILDQDGQFLRYIANCDLKGPYGLCVDNNDNLFVSEHLNGNVKKIKFL
- the LOC136272170 gene encoding probable transcriptional regulatory protein HY04AAS1_0501 gives rise to the protein MELTLRTLPRVLHKTQTVSCRRISLCHTRLFQNRVNEKSLVAARLSTKTDIVAERTLFQMLPVVYWQTNRHMEGHSKFSNIKHRKEAQDSKKSALMGRYVKLAQSAVKMGGSTDPKLNPKLAQVIESAKKSSLGVETIKKLLERMKNKEYKDIMIEVCGPANSIFLVMVDATNQVSARTEVKAAMRKHPCA